The following are encoded together in the Pleurocapsa sp. FMAR1 genome:
- the ribD gene encoding bifunctional diaminohydroxyphosphoribosylaminopyrimidine deaminase/5-amino-6-(5-phosphoribosylamino)uracil reductase RibD: MKDEQKISAFDAEMMQRCIQLAQRAAGKTTPNPLVGSVIVKDGKILGEGFHPGVGQPHAEVFALQAAGEEAKGATVYVNLEPCNHYGRTPPCSEALIKAEIAKVVTGMVDPDPRVAGGGIKKLEDAGIEVIVGVEETACRQLNEAFIHRINYQQPFGILKYAMTLDGKIAATTGHSAWVTGKASRHLVHQVRSTCDAVIIGGNTVRKDNPNLTTHGVTKHNPLRVVMSRSLDLPTECNLWQTDIAPTLIFTQINSNPVLQKKLTNKGVEIIEVTQLTPKIAMEHLYQKELSKILWECGGTLAASAIADGTIQKVMAFIAPKIIGGTSAPSPVGDLGFSKMTEALQLKQITTQVINSDILIEGYLSINNQS, translated from the coding sequence ATGAAAGATGAACAAAAAATATCTGCTTTTGATGCTGAAATGATGCAGAGATGTATACAGTTGGCACAGCGCGCAGCAGGAAAAACGACACCCAACCCTTTAGTAGGTTCAGTTATAGTTAAAGATGGCAAGATTCTTGGCGAAGGCTTTCATCCAGGTGTAGGACAACCCCACGCCGAAGTATTTGCTTTACAAGCTGCGGGAGAAGAAGCCAAAGGCGCAACAGTATATGTAAATCTTGAACCCTGCAATCACTACGGCAGAACACCACCTTGTTCAGAAGCCTTGATTAAGGCAGAGATAGCCAAGGTAGTTACGGGAATGGTAGATCCCGATCCTCGCGTGGCTGGAGGCGGAATCAAAAAGCTAGAAGATGCGGGAATAGAAGTCATAGTCGGGGTAGAAGAAACTGCCTGTCGTCAGCTAAATGAAGCCTTTATTCACCGTATTAATTATCAACAGCCTTTTGGCATACTTAAATATGCCATGACCTTAGATGGCAAAATCGCAGCCACCACAGGACATAGTGCTTGGGTAACAGGAAAAGCATCCCGTCATCTAGTACATCAGGTAAGAAGCACCTGCGATGCGGTAATTATCGGCGGCAATACGGTACGTAAAGATAACCCGAACTTAACTACTCATGGTGTAACAAAACATAATCCCCTGCGAGTCGTCATGAGTCGTAGCCTAGATTTACCTACTGAATGCAACCTTTGGCAGACCGATATTGCTCCAACTCTAATCTTTACGCAAATAAATAGTAACCCCGTGCTTCAGAAAAAACTAACCAACAAGGGAGTAGAAATTATCGAGGTTACTCAACTCACCCCCAAAATAGCCATGGAACATCTATACCAAAAAGAACTATCTAAAATATTATGGGAATGTGGTGGGACATTAGCAGCTAGTGCGATCGCCGATGGTACAATTCAAAAAGTAATGGCATTTATCGCCCCTAAAATCATCGGTGGAACATCTGCACCATCCCCCGTCGGTGATTTAGGCTTTAGCAAAATGACAGAAGCACTGCAATTAAAACAAATAACTACTCAGGTTATTAATTCAGATATTTTAATTGAAGGATATTTATCAATAAACAATCAATCGTGA
- a CDS encoding alpha/beta hydrolase family protein, whose protein sequence is MTVQAFWKATKVENAQPPYDTIQLKVFYPASAPDTQQTFSSYPADQAKAPFPVVILFSGVNCNLAMYEWLALKLTARGLVVILFNWLAENIPGNISLTPGVDLAALSPDVYGTVPTASALPSLLAELEQLNTFGILAGLLDLQKIILGGHSGGGRVALESANTKFFSQVAAAFSYGAHTAAPIQIGYESSTILSLPNSVPMLLIGGTHDGVIARNSSIYGIDEWATAATPVVRTFREAISREQGDSYLVVIEGANHFSIVDRLDSTLPAAALDFPSSQPQTQIRSIIAETVGLFIDLHVRQQLKASEQLELLLEDNSLIASFECK, encoded by the coding sequence ATGACTGTTCAAGCCTTTTGGAAAGCCACTAAAGTCGAAAATGCTCAACCACCATACGATACAATACAACTCAAAGTATTTTATCCAGCATCAGCTCCAGATACTCAGCAAACGTTCTCTTCTTATCCTGCCGATCAAGCTAAAGCTCCTTTTCCAGTAGTAATTTTATTCAGTGGTGTCAACTGTAATTTAGCAATGTACGAATGGTTGGCTTTAAAGTTAACCGCTCGCGGATTAGTAGTAATTTTATTCAACTGGCTGGCAGAAAATATTCCAGGTAACATTTCACTTACTCCTGGTGTCGATCTCGCTGCGCTCTCACCTGATGTCTACGGTACTGTACCTACTGCTTCGGCTTTACCTTCACTTTTAGCTGAATTAGAGCAATTAAACACATTCGGTATATTAGCAGGTCTATTAGATCTTCAAAAGATTATTTTAGGCGGGCATTCTGGTGGTGGAAGGGTAGCTTTAGAAAGCGCTAACACTAAGTTTTTTAGCCAAGTAGCTGCTGCGTTTAGTTACGGAGCGCACACTGCTGCTCCAATACAAATAGGATACGAGTCTAGTACTATTTTATCTTTGCCAAATTCTGTACCAATGTTGCTAATTGGAGGTACTCATGATGGAGTAATTGCTAGGAACAGCAGTATCTATGGTATTGATGAATGGGCAACCGCAGCAACTCCAGTTGTACGTACATTCAGAGAAGCTATTTCTAGAGAACAAGGTGATTCTTATTTAGTCGTAATAGAAGGAGCAAATCACTTTTCTATTGTCGATCGCCTTGATTCTACTTTGCCAGCTGCTGCTTTAGATTTTCCTTCTTCTCAACCACAAACTCAAATTCGCTCAATCATAGCGGAGACAGTTGGTTTGTTTATCGATCTTCATGTCCGCCAACAATTAAAAGCATCTGAACAACTTGAACTATTACTGGAAGATAATTCTCTAATTGCATCTTTTGAATGCAAGTAA
- a CDS encoding peptidylprolyl isomerase, with the protein MTTNPIVTQPLYDLVVFKNETDTNVNLSQHFDDPFTTGEVASFELADNSLGGGVTNVLLFDQAEAGAPKTVDNFSNYVQNGDYVNSIIHRSVPNFIVQGGGFTVKDLGIEQVPAAPPVVNEFSADRSNLRGTMAMAKLGDDPNSATNQWFFNLADNSANLDNQNGGFTVFGEVLTNADLEPVDAIAALPIIDASGANPAFTDLPVIAEDPNNPVVESDANLVGYSNISISQQNELEFEVVSNSNPDLVNVSINEGELTLDYADNQSGTADISIKATDLLGDSVEDTFTVKVADREFDPDVLGSSVYRFLNQNTSTHLYTTSENERDFIIKNLPNYVSEGASYVSVDSLTGSPEPQQVYRFLNQNTGTQLYTISATEKDFIANNLDNFSLESESFFAYTTQQPGTIPIYRFSLPETGSHFYTPSASEKDFVEDNLPNYQSEGIAYYAFPVDL; encoded by the coding sequence ATGACTACTAATCCCATTGTTACTCAACCCCTTTATGATCTGGTCGTTTTTAAAAACGAAACAGATACTAACGTCAATTTATCACAACACTTTGACGATCCTTTTACCACTGGAGAGGTAGCTAGTTTTGAACTAGCTGATAATTCTTTGGGAGGCGGGGTAACTAATGTCCTCTTATTCGATCAGGCTGAGGCAGGCGCGCCAAAAACTGTAGACAACTTTAGTAACTATGTGCAAAATGGTGATTATGTAAATTCGATTATCCATCGTTCTGTACCAAACTTTATCGTGCAAGGAGGAGGGTTTACAGTCAAGGACTTAGGGATAGAACAAGTTCCTGCCGCTCCGCCTGTAGTTAATGAATTTAGTGCAGATAGATCTAACCTTCGAGGTACGATGGCGATGGCAAAGTTAGGTGACGATCCTAACAGTGCTACTAATCAATGGTTTTTCAATTTAGCTGATAATTCTGCTAATCTAGATAACCAAAATGGCGGATTTACTGTTTTTGGCGAGGTGCTTACCAATGCTGATTTAGAACCTGTAGATGCGATCGCTGCTTTGCCAATCATTGATGCTAGTGGGGCAAATCCTGCCTTTACTGATTTACCCGTAATTGCTGAAGATCCTAATAATCCTGTAGTAGAGAGTGATGCTAATTTAGTCGGTTACAGCAATATCTCCATATCTCAACAGAATGAGCTTGAGTTTGAAGTTGTGAGTAATTCTAATCCTGATCTGGTCAATGTATCGATTAACGAAGGCGAACTGACACTTGATTATGCAGATAATCAAAGCGGTACAGCAGATATTAGCATCAAGGCTACAGACTTACTTGGCGATTCGGTGGAAGACACTTTTACAGTCAAAGTAGCAGATCGAGAATTCGATCCTGATGTTCTAGGTTCAAGCGTATATCGCTTTTTAAATCAAAATACATCAACACATTTGTATACCACGTCTGAAAATGAACGGGACTTTATTATCAAAAACTTGCCGAACTACGTTTCTGAAGGTGCTTCCTATGTCAGCGTCGATTCTTTGACGGGTAGCCCTGAACCACAACAAGTTTATCGTTTTTTGAATCAGAATACAGGCACACAGTTGTATACTATTTCGGCAACGGAAAAAGATTTTATTGCTAATAATTTAGACAACTTTAGTTTAGAAAGTGAGTCCTTTTTCGCCTACACTACACAACAGCCAGGAACAATTCCCATCTATCGTTTTTCACTTCCTGAAACTGGATCGCATTTTTACACACCTTCAGCTTCAGAAAAAGATTTTGTCGAAGATAACTTACCTAACTATCAATCTGAAGGAATTGCTTACTATGCCTTTCCTGTAGATTTATAA
- a CDS encoding SMP-30/gluconolactonase/LRE family protein, whose translation MNIKTKQPSILLDHPHHNAEVPTWHPQLQCLYWTDIPQGKMYRYHPQGKPEQIYAGEPVGGFTIQKDGSLLLFKTKGTIEHWQEGQIKTIVAEIPAERLTRFNDAIADPLGRVYSGTVATSECSGRLYRLDLDGSLQVIMEGLTVPNGMGFSPDLKYFYVTDSDTRTVYRFEYYLATGELSDPQVHILTTEIDGVPDGLTIDSEGYIWSARWDGGHIFRYSPEGEEVLRIPFPTALVSSLTFGGADYSRLYVTTAGGQNRSTEDNLAGSIFYLNPGVTGKAEFLSQIDVG comes from the coding sequence GTGAATATAAAAACCAAACAGCCAAGTATTTTACTCGATCATCCTCATCACAATGCCGAAGTCCCTACCTGGCATCCTCAACTGCAATGTCTTTACTGGACAGATATTCCTCAAGGAAAAATGTATCGCTATCATCCTCAAGGAAAACCTGAGCAAATCTATGCTGGTGAACCTGTAGGTGGTTTTACTATCCAAAAAGATGGTTCTTTGCTGCTGTTCAAAACCAAAGGCACAATTGAACATTGGCAAGAAGGACAAATCAAAACTATTGTGGCTGAGATTCCTGCTGAGAGATTAACCCGCTTCAATGATGCGATCGCCGATCCTTTAGGAAGAGTTTATAGTGGTACTGTAGCCACTTCCGAATGTTCTGGGAGGCTATATCGTTTGGATTTGGATGGTTCATTACAGGTCATCATGGAGGGATTAACCGTTCCCAACGGCATGGGATTCTCTCCAGACCTCAAGTATTTTTATGTTACAGATTCAGATACTCGTACTGTTTATCGTTTTGAATATTATTTGGCAACGGGGGAATTAAGCGATCCTCAAGTTCATATTTTAACTACCGAAATCGATGGCGTTCCCGATGGATTAACGATAGACAGTGAAGGATATATTTGGTCTGCGCGTTGGGATGGGGGACATATTTTTCGCTACAGTCCAGAAGGAGAAGAAGTGCTGCGGATTCCCTTTCCCACGGCTCTAGTTAGTAGCTTAACTTTTGGTGGTGCTGATTACAGCAGACTGTATGTTACCACCGCAGGAGGGCAAAATCGCTCAACTGAAGATAACTTAGCTGGCTCTATTTTTTATCTCAATCCTGGAGTCACGGGTAAAGCAGAGTTTTTATCTCAGATTGATGTTGGTTAA
- a CDS encoding HEAT repeat domain-containing protein — translation MTYFKSEAVNKSKSQSLSAIGKILDSAQKAAQKQDWLEVSNCLKELPQSEAKLLLLESAQWQTAFDLALEMLLKADFQHKWEITKLLPSFGEDLIPPLASLVQDETTEAEVRWFICQILGNFPNQKVVLTLVELLQQTTDEELIAIAGKTLTKIGNNAIDALVELYAQPEYRRLAVQSLYYIRTAETIEPLLKIIQDTQPELRTIAIKALSSFHDPRIPAVLITALEDSASSVRKEAAIALGFRSDLCQEFGLINHLRPLLFDLNLEVCRQAAVSLGRMKTKEANAVLFSVLQAETTPVSLKLDLIKALGWSEISSAIDYLNQALTNKSELVRQEIIITLGRITAQQLQQQAAQVLVNFWQDNQAFCDSQIKQALATSLGELRCSCAQITLEQLATDSDRKVKLHALSALKKLSLTMNNEQ, via the coding sequence GTGACCTATTTTAAATCAGAAGCAGTCAATAAATCAAAATCTCAATCACTGTCGGCGATCGGAAAAATTCTCGACTCAGCCCAAAAAGCAGCACAAAAACAAGATTGGCTAGAAGTTAGCAACTGTCTAAAAGAATTACCTCAAAGCGAAGCTAAACTGCTGCTTTTAGAGTCGGCACAATGGCAAACAGCATTTGATTTGGCATTAGAAATGTTGCTCAAAGCCGATTTTCAACATAAGTGGGAGATCACCAAGCTATTACCCAGTTTTGGAGAAGATTTAATTCCTCCCCTAGCTTCTTTGGTGCAAGATGAAACTACAGAAGCCGAGGTACGCTGGTTTATTTGCCAGATTTTAGGCAATTTCCCCAATCAAAAAGTAGTCTTGACTTTAGTAGAACTACTCCAGCAAACCACCGATGAAGAGTTAATCGCGATCGCTGGGAAAACTTTAACTAAAATTGGTAATAATGCCATTGATGCTTTAGTAGAGCTTTACGCCCAACCTGAATATCGTCGGTTGGCAGTGCAGTCTTTATATTACATCCGCACTGCCGAAACCATTGAACCTTTACTTAAAATTATTCAAGATACCCAGCCAGAATTACGCACCATCGCCATTAAAGCCTTAAGTAGCTTCCACGATCCCCGTATTCCTGCCGTTTTGATTACGGCGTTAGAGGATAGTGCCAGTAGCGTTAGAAAAGAAGCAGCGATCGCTTTAGGGTTTCGCTCAGATCTCTGTCAAGAATTTGGCTTAATAAATCATTTACGACCTCTTCTATTTGATTTAAATTTGGAGGTATGCCGTCAAGCAGCAGTATCCTTGGGCAGAATGAAGACTAAAGAGGCAAATGCTGTCTTATTCTCAGTCTTGCAAGCAGAAACTACCCCAGTTAGTTTAAAGCTAGACTTAATTAAAGCCTTGGGCTGGAGTGAAATAAGCTCGGCAATAGATTATCTAAACCAGGCATTGACTAATAAGAGTGAATTAGTTCGACAAGAAATTATAATTACTCTGGGTAGAATCACTGCTCAACAATTGCAGCAACAAGCTGCTCAAGTATTAGTAAACTTTTGGCAAGATAATCAAGCATTTTGTGACTCCCAGATTAAACAGGCTTTAGCTACATCTTTAGGAGAATTACGCTGTAGTTGCGCTCAAATAACTTTAGAACAGCTTGCCACAGATAGCGATCGCAAAGTTAAGCTGCACGCACTTTCTGCTTTGAAAAAGCTCTCTTTAACAATGAACAATGAACAATGA
- a CDS encoding GIY-YIG nuclease family protein, whose translation MLGKNHCFDRGEIYFHDPNELAILTWQTKDYVIVRNSKIIRFSVYPHSISNKKVIEWLRGLISYKDKIVTPGGRTLSSDGKTIRNNTEFIYFIFNADSNAIKIGKAKDVYKRMKSLQTGTPVYLKLLKIIDKKAGKEARDTEQSLHRQFKHLKLLGEWFKFNDELQEFIRQL comes from the coding sequence ATGCTAGGAAAAAACCATTGTTTTGATAGGGGAGAAATATATTTTCATGATCCTAATGAGTTAGCAATACTTACTTGGCAAACTAAAGATTATGTGATTGTTCGCAATAGCAAAATCATCAGGTTTTCAGTGTATCCTCACTCTATTTCCAATAAAAAAGTTATTGAATGGCTCAGAGGCTTAATTAGTTACAAAGATAAAATAGTTACACCTGGTGGTAGAACGCTATCTTCAGATGGAAAAACTATCAGAAATAATACTGAATTTATCTACTTTATTTTTAATGCTGATAGCAATGCCATCAAAATTGGCAAAGCAAAAGATGTTTATAAAAGAATGAAGTCTCTACAAACTGGCACACCTGTTTATCTAAAGCTACTCAAAATCATAGATAAAAAAGCTGGCAAAGAGGCAAGAGATACAGAACAATCATTGCACAGACAATTCAAACATCTAAAATTGTTAGGTGAGTGGTTCAAATTTAATGATGAATTACAAGAATTTATCAGACAACTTTAA
- a CDS encoding GIY-YIG nuclease family protein, which produces MKTIGISYARAWKYSKPSLMNKIELGKIYFFIGGSAYFHNPQIPVRLSYKHKEFFLIRKNIKIKISIYPRSLSNQKIIEWFKTWISRENILITPGGVKILLNEKAILNTQEYIYFILNIDSNAVKIGRAKDVLKRQRSLQVANPIELILLKTVQVNSNNEAKEKEKAFHDQFYDLRLIGEWFKYDEKLREFIETV; this is translated from the coding sequence ATGAAAACGATAGGAATTTCATATGCAAGAGCCTGGAAATATAGTAAGCCTAGTTTAATGAATAAAATTGAGCTTGGAAAGATATATTTTTTCATTGGCGGAAGCGCATATTTTCATAATCCTCAAATACCAGTTAGATTGAGCTACAAACATAAAGAGTTCTTCTTGATTAGAAAAAATATCAAAATTAAAATTTCTATTTATCCTCGTTCACTTTCTAATCAGAAAATTATCGAATGGTTCAAAACTTGGATTAGCCGAGAAAATATTTTAATTACTCCAGGTGGCGTAAAAATATTATTAAACGAAAAGGCTATATTAAATACACAAGAATATATTTATTTCATATTAAATATTGATAGTAACGCAGTCAAGATTGGCAGAGCAAAAGACGTTTTAAAGAGGCAAAGATCGCTTCAAGTTGCAAATCCTATTGAATTAATTCTGTTAAAGACTGTTCAAGTCAATTCTAATAACGAGGCAAAAGAAAAAGAAAAAGCATTTCACGATCAGTTTTATGATCTAAGGTTAATAGGTGAATGGTTTAAGTATGATGAGAAATTACGTGAATTTATTGAGACTGTTTAA
- the proB gene encoding glutamate 5-kinase, which produces MSSKPQTIVIKIGTSSLTQPTGEIAIATIASLVETLSYLRSQGHHIVLVSSGAVGVGCARLNLAERPRKMALKQAVAAVGQGRLMRIYDDLFSTLQQAIAQVLLTRRELMERNTYVNASNTFRELLGLGVIPIVNENDTIAVDELKFGDNDTLSALVASLVKADWLFLLTDVDRMYSADPKTVPDAQPIKLVSSNEFHQLQVNAGSSSSQWGTGGMATKLSAARIATSTGVRTVITQGKQPQNILKILQGEDLGTQFEPQPQTDNARKRWITYGLIPMGKLYLDTGAVKAVTNKKTSLLPAGIIALEGDFFAADAVQLCNNEGMELGRGLVNYSSNEIQQIKGHHSTEIAEILGYDGADTVVHRNNLVINDVQ; this is translated from the coding sequence ATGAGCAGTAAGCCTCAGACAATAGTAATCAAAATAGGTACTTCTAGCTTGACTCAGCCTACAGGAGAAATTGCGATCGCCACTATTGCTTCTTTAGTTGAGACTTTAAGCTACTTACGTTCTCAGGGACATCATATTGTCTTAGTTTCTTCTGGTGCGGTGGGGGTAGGCTGTGCCAGACTCAATTTAGCCGAAAGACCGCGCAAGATGGCGTTAAAGCAGGCTGTGGCTGCGGTAGGACAGGGAAGACTAATGCGGATTTATGATGATTTATTTAGTACTTTACAGCAGGCGATCGCTCAAGTTCTTTTAACTCGCCGTGAATTAATGGAACGTAATACTTATGTTAATGCTTCTAATACTTTTAGAGAATTATTGGGTTTAGGAGTAATTCCTATAGTCAATGAAAATGATACTATTGCCGTTGATGAATTAAAATTTGGCGACAATGATACTTTATCTGCCTTAGTTGCTAGCTTAGTTAAAGCAGATTGGTTGTTTCTCTTGACTGACGTAGATAGAATGTATTCTGCCGATCCCAAAACCGTCCCCGATGCTCAACCTATTAAGTTAGTCAGCAGCAACGAGTTTCATCAGCTACAGGTAAATGCAGGTTCTAGTAGTTCTCAGTGGGGAACAGGAGGAATGGCAACCAAACTGTCCGCAGCCAGAATTGCTACCAGTACGGGGGTTAGAACCGTGATTACTCAAGGAAAGCAACCGCAAAATATCCTCAAAATATTACAGGGAGAAGATTTAGGAACGCAGTTTGAACCACAGCCTCAGACAGACAATGCCCGCAAACGCTGGATCACCTATGGTTTAATTCCTATGGGCAAACTATATTTAGATACTGGTGCAGTCAAGGCAGTTACCAACAAAAAAACATCTCTATTGCCTGCGGGTATTATCGCCCTTGAAGGAGATTTTTTTGCTGCTGATGCAGTACAGCTATGCAACAACGAAGGTATGGAATTAGGCAGAGGCTTAGTTAACTACAGCAGTAACGAGATTCAACAAATAAAAGGACATCATTCTACTGAAATTGCTGAAATTTTAGGTTATGACGGTGCAGATACGGTGGTGCATCGTAATAATTTAGTTATCAATGATGTTCAGTAA
- a CDS encoding phosphodiester glycosidase family protein: protein MKRTGWIFLGLSVLGLILSFSVNNLSLAKDNQISYDVIKRSQHTIHTITIPHNSNYLVAPKISGELKSIQEFVEEKDNVVAAINGGYFDPVNQKTTSFITQESKIVADPRFNERLVDNPDLKPYLGKIFNRAEFRRYSCGKQTQYDIQPHFAPILSNCTLKASLAAGPGLLPKDTSVAEGFTAYQDGEKIRDAIGSDSLNARSAVGITDSGDVILAMVAQQPQPLDSGISLPEFANFLSSLGAVKAMNLDGGSSASLYYDGQAVYGRVDKEGNRIQRPIKSVLLVTKES from the coding sequence ATGAAAAGAACGGGATGGATATTTTTAGGATTGAGTGTTCTGGGCTTGATTTTGTCTTTTAGCGTCAATAATTTATCTCTAGCTAAAGATAATCAAATTAGTTACGATGTAATAAAGCGATCGCAACATACGATCCATACTATTACTATTCCTCACAACAGTAATTATCTTGTTGCTCCTAAAATTTCAGGCGAACTCAAATCTATCCAAGAGTTTGTAGAAGAAAAAGATAACGTTGTTGCAGCTATCAATGGCGGTTACTTCGATCCTGTAAATCAAAAGACTACTTCCTTTATTACTCAAGAATCAAAGATTGTCGCCGATCCGCGTTTCAATGAAAGGCTGGTAGACAATCCTGATTTAAAACCGTATTTGGGGAAAATATTTAATCGTGCTGAGTTTCGTCGTTATAGTTGTGGAAAACAGACACAATACGATATTCAGCCACACTTCGCACCCATACTTTCTAATTGTACATTAAAAGCGTCTTTAGCAGCTGGCCCTGGTTTATTACCCAAAGATACTTCTGTCGCCGAGGGATTTACTGCTTATCAAGATGGCGAAAAAATCCGTGATGCGATCGGTAGTGATAGTTTAAATGCCAGAAGCGCAGTCGGGATTACGGACAGTGGCGACGTAATTCTAGCTATGGTGGCGCAGCAGCCACAACCTCTTGATTCAGGCATATCTTTACCAGAATTTGCCAATTTCTTGTCTAGTCTCGGCGCAGTCAAAGCAATGAATCTGGATGGAGGAAGTTCCGCTTCTCTGTATTACGATGGTCAAGCTGTCTATGGCAGAGTAGACAAAGAAGGGAATAGGATTCAAAGACCGATTAAATCTGTTTTGCTAGTAACTAAAGAGTCATAA
- a CDS encoding winged helix-turn-helix transcriptional regulator: MIEINIISSTPGISTHAQILQIIQARNTGITIKEISKIVNRPVSMIQVCLKDLISSEAIFIRKNKVGVGLIYYPKF, encoded by the coding sequence GTGATAGAAATTAATATTATCAGTTCAACTCCTGGCATTAGCACTCATGCACAAATTTTACAGATAATTCAGGCGAGAAACACTGGTATAACTATTAAAGAAATTAGCAAAATTGTTAATCGTCCTGTTTCTATGATTCAAGTTTGTCTCAAAGACTTGATTTCTTCTGAAGCTATTTTTATCCGTAAGAATAAAGTGGGTGTGGGGTTGATTTACTATCCGAAATTTTAG